The Peribacillus sp. FSL E2-0218 genome contains a region encoding:
- a CDS encoding trypsin-like peptidase domain-containing protein, translated as MGYYDDHDENRNKRKKGHASYFLTGLGGAIVGALLILLVFPGSGLLNSGNNETSTQKSTSNQPLKQSQQSLAVDVTSAVTDAVDKASDAVVGITNIQETNFWGQGSNAEDSSAEAGTGSGVVYKKADGKAYIVTNNHVIEGANELEVTLSDGTKLPAKLQGSDPWTDLAVIVVNSDKIKTIAEFGKSAKLKPGEPVIAIGNPLGLQFSGSITQGIISGLERTIEVDINEDGQVDWNAEVIQTDAAINPGNSGGALVNMSGQVIGINSMKIAENAVEGIGLSIPIDSVIPIINDIEEFGEVKRAFLGVNLASVEEISKYHQQNTLKLPKKVTAGVAITGVQSNSPASKAGLKEFDVIVGMDNEEIHDVVELRKYLYNDKKIGDKVKIIYYRDGKKESTEVTLSNSEI; from the coding sequence TTGGGTTATTATGATGATCATGATGAGAACCGAAATAAACGGAAAAAGGGCCATGCCAGCTATTTTCTAACTGGCTTGGGCGGCGCCATCGTTGGTGCTTTACTTATTTTATTAGTATTTCCGGGAAGCGGATTGCTTAATTCCGGGAATAACGAAACATCAACGCAGAAATCAACCAGTAATCAGCCTTTGAAGCAATCGCAGCAAAGCCTTGCTGTAGATGTAACTAGTGCCGTCACAGATGCCGTCGATAAGGCAAGTGATGCAGTGGTAGGCATCACCAACATCCAGGAAACGAACTTCTGGGGACAAGGGAGCAATGCTGAGGACAGTTCGGCAGAAGCAGGAACAGGCTCAGGTGTCGTTTATAAAAAGGCTGACGGAAAAGCCTATATCGTTACGAATAATCATGTTATTGAAGGGGCCAATGAACTGGAAGTCACATTAAGTGACGGCACCAAATTGCCTGCAAAGCTGCAAGGAAGCGACCCGTGGACAGATTTAGCGGTCATTGTCGTGAATAGTGACAAGATCAAAACGATTGCAGAGTTCGGAAAATCGGCAAAATTGAAGCCAGGTGAGCCAGTGATCGCGATTGGTAACCCTCTGGGCCTCCAATTCTCCGGATCGATTACACAGGGAATCATCTCCGGCTTGGAGCGAACGATAGAGGTCGATATCAATGAGGACGGACAAGTGGATTGGAACGCGGAGGTCATCCAGACCGATGCAGCCATCAACCCAGGCAACAGCGGGGGGGCCCTCGTAAATATGTCGGGGCAGGTCATCGGGATCAATTCGATGAAGATAGCAGAAAATGCAGTGGAGGGGATCGGACTCTCCATCCCGATCGATTCGGTCATTCCAATCATCAACGATATCGAGGAGTTTGGCGAAGTGAAACGTGCCTTCTTAGGTGTGAATTTGGCATCCGTAGAAGAAATTTCAAAATACCATCAGCAGAATACATTAAAACTGCCAAAGAAAGTGACGGCAGGTGTTGCCATAACGGGCGTTCAAAGCAACTCCCCGGCATCAAAAGCAGGATTGAAGGAGTTTGACGTCATCGTTGGAATGGATAATGAGGAAATCCATGATGTCGTGGAACTAAGGAAATACCTCTATAATGATAAGAAAATCGGCGATAAGGTTAAAATCATTTATTACCGTGATGGGAAGAAAGAATCGACTGAAGTCACACTTTCAAACAGCGAAATATAA
- a CDS encoding MBL fold metallo-hydrolase, giving the protein MTMHFSVLASGSTGNAFFVETEDQSFLVDAGLSGKAMEALFQDIGRDMSKLSGILVTHEHSDHIKGLGVVARKHKLPIYANAKTWNAMERSIGEIATEQKFTFEMEQIKTFGSLDIESFGVSHDAAEPMFYVFHHEDKKLVVITDTGYVSDRMKGIISNADAYVFESNHDVSMLRMGKYPWSIKRRILSDVGHVCNEDAALAMSEVAGDKTKRIYLAHLSLDNNMKDLARMSVEQTLKTKGIIVGEQFSLYDTDPKRPTELVTL; this is encoded by the coding sequence ATGACTATGCATTTTAGTGTTCTCGCCAGCGGGAGTACGGGAAATGCCTTTTTCGTGGAAACGGAGGATCAATCCTTCCTTGTCGATGCCGGATTGAGCGGCAAGGCGATGGAAGCATTGTTCCAGGATATAGGCCGTGATATGTCGAAATTATCCGGAATCCTTGTTACCCATGAACATAGTGACCACATAAAGGGACTGGGCGTGGTCGCGAGAAAACATAAGCTTCCGATATATGCGAATGCAAAGACATGGAATGCCATGGAACGCTCGATCGGAGAAATTGCTACCGAGCAAAAATTCACATTTGAAATGGAACAAATCAAAACGTTCGGCAGTCTTGATATCGAGTCATTCGGTGTTTCGCATGATGCTGCCGAGCCGATGTTTTATGTCTTCCATCATGAAGATAAGAAGCTGGTGGTCATCACTGATACAGGTTATGTAAGCGATCGGATGAAAGGGATCATATCGAATGCCGATGCCTATGTATTCGAAAGCAACCACGATGTTTCGATGCTGAGGATGGGTAAATACCCATGGAGCATCAAGCGCCGCATTTTAAGTGATGTTGGACATGTCTGCAATGAAGATGCCGCTCTTGCGATGAGTGAAGTGGCCGGTGATAAGACGAAACGTATATACCTGGCCCACTTAAGCCTTGATAACAATATGAAGGATTTAGCAAGAATGTCGGTGGAACAGACCTTGAAGACAAAGGGGATAATCGTCGGGGAGCAATTTTCCTTATACGACACTGACCCGAAAAGACCAACGGAACTCGTTACGTTATAA